CTTCTGGACTGTGTTTGATGCCTTTTCGGTTGTGCGCCTATTCATGCAGTTGCCCGCGGACGAGCACTGCCCGGTACCCCATGAGCTTTGACAACTCCGCCGCGGAAGCACGGACCGCGTTCAGATCCCTGGCACAAACGTCATCATTCCACGTAGCGGTGGGCATGAGCACGGCGAGACCCGCGACCACTCTTCCGTCGACCCCCATGATCGGCGCAGCAACCCCTGCGACTCCATCGGTCGTCTCATCCACGGCGATGGCGTAGCCAGACTGACGCACCCTGGCCAGTTCTGCGATGAACTCCTCCTCCGAAACAAAGGCCCGGCGAGCGCGCTTCACCAGTGGGCTTGCCTTAAGCACCTCACGAACATGTTGTTCAGGCGTGTAGGCCAAGAGGAGTTTGCCGAGGATTCCGTAGTTGATGGGCCTCACCTGACCCACCTCGGATACTACTCGCAACGGGGCCCGACTGTCGCGTCGGTCCACATACACCAGTTCGCCATCTTCAATCACGCCAAGGAG
This sequence is a window from Clostridia bacterium. Protein-coding genes within it:
- a CDS encoding IclR family transcriptional regulator, yielding MRRRIEISECHRAKGYFTEWKSVVSMSARDDRESGTAECRSSVAVSPDETGAKTVRSVERAFDILDCFSFQQRELTLTEIARAVDLPVPTTHRLIRVLQRRGWLRQDERTGIYSLGLHVLERGAIVLSGFTLREKAQPVLDALAASTSGTVLLGVIEDGELVYVDRRDSRAPLRVVSEVGQVRPINYGILGKLLLAYTPEQHVREVLKASPLVKRARRAFVSEEEFIAELARVRQSGYAIAVDETTDGVAGVAAPIMGVDGRVVAGLAVLMPTATWNDDVCARDLNAVRASAAELSKLMGYRAVLVRGQLHE